Proteins from a genomic interval of Symmachiella macrocystis:
- a CDS encoding peroxiredoxin family protein — MTETHDQLAKEYRPSLCGLPKIVWVIPAAAVLIVAAIVIRTTYGPLWQKDGSGGFQSRPAPEIVLLDQRKERHRTARYLGRRSLIVLFFDGQQQPEDVRQLALLRDAYPQIRAANTEIVAVSGAPSETIAQWGGGSIPFPILADVDYAVHKQWGVSVPETGPLVPVMFLVDISGVIRDSLEFDPPDSPLDLPKLLDQLARLQ, encoded by the coding sequence ATGACCGAGACCCATGACCAACTTGCCAAGGAATACCGACCGTCGCTTTGCGGCCTGCCGAAAATTGTGTGGGTGATTCCGGCGGCAGCTGTGTTGATTGTGGCCGCAATTGTGATCCGGACGACGTACGGGCCGCTTTGGCAAAAGGACGGGTCGGGGGGATTTCAGTCCCGCCCTGCCCCAGAAATCGTGTTGCTCGATCAACGCAAAGAGCGGCATCGCACGGCGCGGTATCTTGGCCGGCGGTCGCTGATCGTGCTGTTTTTTGACGGTCAGCAGCAACCGGAGGATGTCCGTCAATTGGCCTTGCTCCGCGACGCCTATCCGCAAATCCGGGCTGCCAACACTGAGATTGTGGCAGTCAGCGGGGCACCGTCGGAAACGATAGCGCAATGGGGCGGCGGCTCGATCCCCTTTCCCATACTGGCCGATGTCGACTATGCTGTACACAAGCAGTGGGGTGTTTCGGTTCCCGAAACGGGACCGCTCGTACCGGTCATGTTTCTGGTCGATATCAGCGGCGTAATCCGCGATTCGCTAGAGTTTGATCCACCCGATTCGCCCCTCGACTTGCCCAAGCTTCTCGATCAACTCGCGCGACTTCAGTAG
- a CDS encoding DUF6263 family protein: MLKSRILPIATLCLGIALLVTSSGWFGKSADSDDKTEAESEQTAALPASFLDDVEPPAAVVAPGESSLRIGNRYAYLKTVEQRITQDQAVGATSGSSRLTIGLTLEVEDTVGNDELLVASSQQKTGDTLFNVRYQNVKLVQDIPGQEINYDSDQPHGPVPPQAEAYQGLPGHGFSFWLDKHNRLRNLVGFQDFLQSCLQNASPEQRTFVWKSLAGMTEEDYLANFIDDGMGLLPLDTIVRGKTWQQERKIHQPLPVNLQLTYTIEEVQDSMVELAVGGTVTPQAAQELGSVQLQIVGGRISGRCSIDRHTGLPQNSRIEQVMQMVVHLPGGESIPQTKQTISQLTAVPESDDLRVPLPYAGMEKESRLR; encoded by the coding sequence ATGTTAAAATCACGAATCCTGCCAATCGCCACCTTATGCCTGGGTATAGCGCTTTTGGTTACGAGTTCCGGTTGGTTTGGCAAGTCGGCTGACAGCGACGACAAGACAGAGGCCGAATCTGAACAGACAGCCGCGCTGCCTGCTTCGTTTCTTGATGACGTCGAGCCACCCGCAGCGGTGGTTGCGCCGGGTGAAAGCAGTCTGCGGATTGGCAACCGCTATGCGTACTTAAAGACCGTGGAGCAACGCATCACACAAGATCAAGCCGTGGGTGCAACCAGCGGCAGTTCGCGGTTGACGATTGGCTTGACCTTGGAAGTCGAGGATACGGTCGGCAACGATGAGTTGCTGGTCGCCAGTTCGCAACAAAAGACCGGAGACACGCTGTTCAACGTGCGGTATCAAAATGTCAAATTGGTGCAAGATATTCCGGGACAAGAAATCAATTACGACTCGGACCAACCCCACGGTCCCGTGCCGCCTCAAGCCGAAGCTTATCAAGGATTGCCAGGCCACGGTTTTTCATTTTGGCTGGACAAACATAATCGATTACGGAATCTCGTTGGGTTTCAAGACTTCTTGCAATCCTGCCTGCAAAATGCGTCGCCTGAACAGCGAACCTTTGTTTGGAAATCACTGGCCGGGATGACCGAGGAAGACTATCTGGCGAATTTTATTGACGACGGCATGGGCCTATTGCCGCTGGACACGATTGTGCGCGGCAAGACTTGGCAACAAGAACGAAAGATTCACCAACCGCTGCCGGTGAACCTGCAATTGACGTATACCATCGAAGAGGTGCAGGACTCGATGGTGGAATTGGCAGTCGGGGGAACCGTGACGCCGCAGGCGGCGCAGGAACTCGGGTCTGTGCAACTACAAATTGTCGGCGGCCGGATTTCGGGTCGTTGTTCGATTGACCGTCACACGGGATTGCCGCAGAATAGCCGCATCGAACAAGTGATGCAGATGGTCGTGCATCTACCCGGCGGTGAATCAATTCCGCAGACCAAACAAACGATCTCGCAATTGACGGCGGTTCCGGAATCCGATGATCTCCGCGTGCCGCTTCCCTATGCGGGTATGGAGAAAGAATCGCGCCTCCGCTGA
- a CDS encoding preprotein translocase subunit SecA, which translates to MSRFGPAWWNAIRARIGGRAARAFAQSALNVRRVNALETEIKALTDSELRKASLDLRWRIKGGETLEKVMPRAFAIVREAAQRTVGLRHHDVQLLGGTAMTRRALIEMEPGEGKTLVATLPVYLYALAGQGVHVMTVNDYLAQRDAELMSPVYNLLGMRVGVTNPDFDKNTRRAAYQCDITYGTATQFGFDFLQDRLAMGGEATASGAADLLFGEKGKTETTMQRGHYCAIIDEADSVLIDDARTPLIISAPSSEPEQQVVDTYEWAARHAGEFQDREDFARDPEKKTIELKREGRWKVRALPMSNLVRQMPLEELYEYIERAIKVLLEFQCDQQYVVMDGEVQLVDEGTGRIMHGRKLRGGLHQAIEAKERVAVTVGTSQAARTTIQNYFLRYKNLLGMTGTIWSSRWEVRRIYNLTALKIPTHYPSKRKRLPDQMFTQAEARWQAVVGEARQLHEQKRPVLIGTRSIDASEHISKLLKENGVPHTILNAKEHAKEAEIVSKAGELGAVTIATNMAGRGTDIKVSKEVDAMGGLHVIGTERHDSERVDNQLIGRSGRHGAPGSSQFFLSLDDQLLEGYGTAKARRIRESYRSAASNGGVQKDRLVKLLRKAQRRIERKHSRGRTQMMKFEKRRTEMQENMGLDPFLNTAE; encoded by the coding sequence ATGTCGAGATTTGGACCCGCTTGGTGGAATGCGATTAGAGCCCGTATCGGAGGCCGCGCTGCACGTGCCTTTGCGCAATCGGCGCTCAACGTTCGCCGTGTGAATGCCCTGGAAACTGAGATAAAAGCGCTCACCGATTCCGAACTGCGCAAGGCCAGTTTAGACCTCCGTTGGCGGATCAAAGGGGGCGAAACCCTTGAGAAAGTCATGCCCCGCGCGTTCGCCATCGTCCGCGAGGCCGCGCAACGCACCGTCGGACTGAGACACCACGACGTGCAACTGCTGGGCGGTACCGCCATGACCCGCCGTGCCCTCATCGAAATGGAACCGGGTGAAGGCAAGACCCTGGTTGCCACGCTCCCGGTCTACCTCTATGCCCTGGCCGGACAGGGCGTGCATGTGATGACCGTCAACGACTATCTGGCCCAGCGCGATGCCGAGCTGATGTCGCCCGTCTATAACCTGTTGGGTATGCGGGTCGGGGTGACCAATCCCGATTTCGACAAAAACACCCGCCGCGCAGCCTATCAATGCGACATCACCTACGGAACGGCGACGCAGTTTGGCTTCGACTTTCTGCAAGACCGGTTGGCGATGGGGGGCGAGGCAACCGCGTCTGGTGCGGCGGATTTGTTGTTCGGCGAGAAGGGCAAAACCGAAACCACCATGCAGCGCGGGCATTATTGCGCCATTATTGACGAAGCCGATAGCGTACTGATCGACGATGCCCGCACACCATTGATCATCAGTGCCCCGAGTTCCGAGCCGGAACAACAGGTTGTCGATACCTACGAATGGGCGGCGCGGCATGCCGGCGAGTTTCAGGACCGCGAAGACTTTGCCCGCGATCCGGAAAAGAAAACGATCGAATTAAAACGCGAGGGACGTTGGAAGGTCCGCGCGCTACCAATGTCCAATCTCGTCCGGCAGATGCCGCTGGAGGAACTGTACGAATACATCGAGCGGGCGATCAAAGTCCTGCTCGAATTTCAGTGTGATCAGCAGTACGTCGTGATGGATGGCGAGGTTCAACTTGTCGACGAAGGCACGGGGCGGATCATGCATGGCCGAAAACTCCGCGGCGGACTGCATCAAGCCATCGAGGCCAAGGAACGCGTTGCTGTGACGGTCGGCACTAGCCAAGCGGCACGCACAACGATTCAAAACTATTTTTTAAGGTACAAAAATCTCTTGGGCATGACGGGAACAATTTGGAGTTCGCGCTGGGAAGTCCGACGGATCTACAACCTAACCGCCCTGAAAATCCCTACGCACTATCCCTCAAAACGCAAACGCTTGCCGGACCAAATGTTCACCCAAGCCGAGGCGCGTTGGCAAGCGGTCGTCGGCGAAGCGCGACAATTGCATGAGCAAAAACGACCGGTCTTGATCGGGACCCGCTCCATCGATGCGTCAGAGCACATCAGCAAGCTGCTCAAAGAAAACGGCGTCCCCCACACAATTCTCAATGCCAAGGAACACGCTAAGGAAGCGGAGATCGTTTCTAAAGCCGGAGAACTCGGCGCCGTGACTATCGCTACCAACATGGCCGGCCGCGGGACCGACATCAAAGTGTCCAAAGAGGTTGATGCCATGGGGGGCTTGCACGTCATCGGCACCGAACGGCACGACTCGGAACGTGTCGACAACCAACTGATCGGTCGTTCCGGCCGCCACGGTGCACCCGGTTCCAGCCAGTTTTTCCTCTCACTGGACGACCAATTGCTTGAAGGCTACGGCACCGCCAAAGCGCGTCGCATTCGCGAAAGTTACCGCTCCGCAGCTTCCAATGGCGGCGTACAAAAGGACCGCCTCGTCAAATTGCTCCGCAAAGCGCAACGCAGGATCGAACGCAAACATTCCCGCGGACGCACACAAATGATGAAATTCGAAAAGCGCCGTACCGAGATGCAAGAAAACATGGGCCTCGACCCCTTCCTCAACACCGCAGAATAA